In Procambarus clarkii isolate CNS0578487 chromosome 60, FALCON_Pclarkii_2.0, whole genome shotgun sequence, one genomic interval encodes:
- the TM9SF2 gene encoding transmembrane 9 superfamily member 2 has protein sequence MLRKVLVCVMTVVAVQAFYLPGLAPVNYCKKGNDEEAKCQSNVPLYVNRLNSEESIIPYEYEHFDFCKATDHTETVVENLGQVMFGERIQPSPYKIEFLSSQKCVTVCSKNYDPAIKEDKQKLNDLKKAMNLNYYHHWIVDNMPVTWCYLVEGGSVFCATGFPVGCFVDNSKRPKDACVMDKRYKNPNTYYLFNHVDLNITYHSGDGEEWGAALNGPGGRILSVRVMPRSIKHAKAAREEDSCDTTDVMGIDADFKTKVEVKYSYSVTFTKSSGNNRWSSRWDYILDSMPHTNIQWFSILNSLVIVLFLSGMVAMIMLRTLHKDIARYNQIDAGEDAQEEYGWKLVHGDVFRPPRRGMLLSVLVGSGTQVFIMTLVTLLFACLGFLSPANRGALMTCAMVLYVCLGFPAGYIAARLYKSFGGEKWKTNVLLTSMLCPGIVFALFFIMNLILWYKGSSAAVPFTTLLALLALWFLVSVPLTFVGSFFGYRKRCLENPVRTNQIPRQIPEQSIYTQPLPGIIMGGVLPFGCIFIQLFFILNSIWSSQTYYMFGFLFLVFLILVVTCSETTVLLCYFHLCAEDYHWWWRSFLTSGFTAFYLFVYCIHYFITKLSIEGAVSTMLYFGYTAIMVFLFFLLTGTIGFIACFWFVRKIYSVVKVD, from the exons atgttgaggaaggtgttGGTTtgtgtgatgacggtggtggcggTCCAGGCCTTCTACCTCCCCGGCCTCGCTCCTGTTAATTATTGCAAAAAAGGTAACGACGAGGAAGCCAAGTGTCAG TCTAATGTGCCCCTCTATGTAAATAGGCTGAATTCAGAAGAGTCAATCATCCCTTACGAGTATGAAca TTTCGACTTCTGTAAAGCTACGGATCACACTGAAACTGTTGTTGAAAATTTGGGCCAGGTGATGTTTGGCGAGCGCATTCAACCCTCTCCCTACAAG ATTGAGTTTTTGAGTTCACAGAAGTGTGTTACAGTTTGCAGCAAGAATTATGACCCTGCTATTAAGGAAGATAAGCAAAAGCTTAATGACCTTAAGAAAGCCATGAATCTCAACTACTACCATCACTGGATAGTTG ACAATATGCCAGTGACTTGGTGCTACTTAGTGGAAGGAGGCAGTGTTTTCTGTGCTACTGGCTTCCCTGTTGGATGCTTTGTAGACAATTCAAAGCGGCCTAAGGATGCCTGTGTTATGGAT AAACGATACAAAAATCCAAACACTTACTATCTTTTCAACCATGTGGACCTGAATATTACCTACCACAGTGGTGATGGGGAGGAATGGGGTGCAGCTCTTAATGGCCCTGGAGGACGCATTCTTT CTGTACGTGTCATGCCAAGGAGCATTAAGCATGCAAAAGCAGCTAGAGAGGAAGACTCGTGTGATACTACAGATGTTATGGGGATTGATGCAGACTTTAAAACAAAAGTTGAGGTCAAATACTCCTATAGTGTAACTTTCACG AAGAGCTCTGGGAACAACCGCTGGTCATCTCGTTGGGACTACATTCTGGACTCCATGCCTCACACAAACATCCAGTGGTTCAGCATTCTTAACTCACTGGTGATCGTGCTCTTCTTGTCTGGGATGGTAGCAATGATAATGTTGCGCACACTACATAAGGACATTGCTCGCTACAACCAG ATTGATGCTGGAGAGGATGCTCAAGAGGAGTATGGCTGGAAGTTGGTTCATGGCGATGTGTTCCGCCCACCCCGCCGTGGGATGCTTCTCTCCGTGTTGGTTGGTTCTGGCACGCAAGTGTTCATAATGACTCTAGTTACACTGC TGTTTGCTTGCCTTGGGTTCCTTTCCCCTGCCAACCGTGGAGCACTGATGACATGTGCTATGGTTCTGTATGTTTGCCTTGGGTTCCCTGCTGGATACATTGCTGCTCGTCTTTACAAGAGCTTTGGTGGAGAGAAATGGAAAACTAATGTACTTCTGACCTCTATGTTGTGCCCTGG TATTGTATTTGCCCTCTTCTTCATAATGAACTTGATTCTGTGGTACAAGGGATCAAGTGCTGCTGTTCCATTCACTACTCTACTGGCTCTTCTGGCACTCTGGTTCTTGGTGTCAGTTCCACTCACTTTTGTTGGCTCCTTCTTTGGCTACAGGAAGAGG TGCTTAGAAAATCCAGTACGAACCAACCAGATACCTCGCCAGATTCCAGAGCAAAGCATATACACCCAACCTCTTCCTGGCATCATCATGGGTGGTGTCCTGCCCTTTGGCTGCATCTTCATACAACTTTTcttcattctcaactcaatctggTCATCACAAACCTACTATATGTTTGGTTTCCTCTTCCTAGTGTTCCTGATTCTGGTCGTCACCTGCTCTGAGACTACTGTGCTGCTCTGCTACTTCCATCTATGTGCTGAG GATTATCACTGGTGGTGGCGAAGTTTCTTAACTTCTGGATTCACAGCCTTTTATTTGTTTGTGTACTGCATTCATTATTTCATCACCAAACTGAGCATAGAGGGTGCGGTATCCACCATGCTGTATTTTGGATACACTGCAATCATGGTcttcctcttcttccttctcACAG GAACCATTGGCTTTATTGCTTGCTTCTGGTTTGTACGAAAGATCtacagtgtagtgaaggtggATTAA